Proteins encoded in a region of the Vicia villosa cultivar HV-30 ecotype Madison, WI linkage group LG5, Vvil1.0, whole genome shotgun sequence genome:
- the LOC131603557 gene encoding uncharacterized protein LOC131603557: MVQLCFVLDLRSLAPPLLGDLKQSLLQLANFYAISSSSSSARKSATLSDRIGLCYVVRNRLTSSDELMIAYRPVGNFNLRDFHHAVNSLPSDAFLFDMDNVSDVMISDVLSERVLYSWQGKNIERKVIVITSILPEDVDSVMQKSLMDAADKCVSVDFAVFQPKSSHLIDSRENINNFRRCISHLDNCSVQTYIADFRSFNGLVKRWLQLLKDDMDKPLLARLIFKDKLLDSVNHIFCNLLPPVNPITNGFSQCQTCRCHGIPLGDAEKKLNMFSCPVTGSNLETSDVNENSVRVGEKTILFLPSFHNSLKLLPVCSPINVTVNERINLASLDEGLIMGASFVVTESPYHLIETNSDDTDQSDTNAQLFQGLSSVLHSMDQGLICSSNCDLETMTEAPYHCYYILQPSDNGPMLMRRLAGAEEVKQAPDNRLIDPSVNKGVENSVQACLLKIDVTVYDPLLHERGFHQKLNVLVKESLQLGSVFPKKDGAFCELSSSQQPLSEVNGRAQSANNVVIVDYETLSTDIADQDDRTMACITEEWKQLVVSEEPKLHSPSCMPKAKLDQSSIAPRNGNRQLDKETSRILERLEVPRPLKGKKASPVLNESCVKNKTVPTKKPLIPFQPTQNTEQVIVGSQLLKPNFQRQKRKQR, encoded by the exons ATGGTTCAGCTGTGTTTCGTTCTTGATCTGCGAAGCTTGGCACCTCCATTGCTAGGAGACTTAAAGCAG TCACTACTTCAACTCGCTAATTTCTATGCAATTTCGAGTTCGTCTTCGTCTGCTCGCAAATCTGCCACTCTCAGTGATAGAATCGGTTTGTGCTATGTCGTCAGGAATCGGTTAACTTCTTCTGACGAG TTGATGATCGCTTACCGTCCCGTGGGAAATTTCAACCTGCGCGATTTTCACCATGCTGTTAACAGCTTGCCATCAGATGCCTTTCTGTTTGATATGGATAATGTATCTG ATGTAATGATTTCAGATGTTTTGAGCGAACGAGTATTGTATTCTTGGCAAGGTAAAAATATTGAGAGAAAAGTGATAGTCATAACTTCAATCTTGCCTGAAGATGTGGATTCTGTAATGCAGAAGAGCCTCATG gaTGCTGCAGATAAATGCGTTTCAGTTGATTTTGCTGTATTTCAGCCGAAGTCAAGTCATCTGATTGATTCGCGTGAAAACATTAACAATTTCCGTCGTTGCATTTCTCATCTTGATAATTGCTCAGTTCAGACCTACATCGCAG ATTTCAGATCATTCAACGGCCTGGTTAAAAGATGGCTGCAGTTGTTGAAAGATGACATGGACAAGCCCCTGCTAGCACGTCTCATTTTCAAGGACAAACTTTTAGATTCTGTGAACCATATATTCTGCAACCTGCTTCCACCAGTCAATCCAATAACTAACGGCTTCAGTCAATGTCAG ACATGCAGATGCCATGGCATTCCTTTAGGGGATGCTGAAAAAAAACTCAACATGTTTTCCTGTCCAGTCACTGGCTCCAATCTGGAAACAAGTGATGTTAATGAAAATTCTGTTCGAGTTGGGGAAAAAACTATTCTGTTTCTTCCCTCATTCCATAATTCCCTGAAGCTCCTGCCAGTTTGTTCCCCAATCAACGTAACTGTTAATGAGAGAATAAACTTGGCTTCTCTTGATGAAG GTCTAATAATGGGGGCTTCATTTGTCGTGACTGAATCTCCTTATCATTTGATCGAAACCAATTCCGATGATACTGATCAGTCAGACACGAATGCTCAAC TTTTTCAAGGCCTTTCTAGTGTTCTACATTCAATGGACCAGGGTTTGATATGTTCTTCAAATTGTGATTTAGAAACAATGACAGAGGCTCCTTATCATTGTTACTACATTCTGCAGCCATCAGATAATGGACCAATGCTTATGAGG CGCCTTGCAGGGGCAGAAGAAGTCAAACAAGCTCCCGACAACCGTTTAATTGATCCATCGGTCAATAAGGGTGTAGAGAACTCTGTACAAGCCTGTTTGCTAAAG ATTGATGTAACAGTTTATGATCCACTGTTACATGAAAGAGGCTTTCATCAAAAACTAAATGTGCTTGTCAAAGAAAGCCTACAATTGGG GTCAGTATTTCCCAAAAAGGATGGTGCGTTTTGTGAACTAAGCTCAAGTCAACAACCTTTATCTGAGGTGAACGGGAGAGCACAATCAGCAAATAATGTCGTTATTGTGGATTACGAAACTTTGTCTACGGATATTGCGGATCAAGACGACAGAACTATGGCCTGTATTACAGAAGAATGGAAGCAATTGGTTGTAAGTGAAGAGCCCAAGTTGCACTCTCCATCTTGCATGCCCAAAGCCAAGTTGGATCAATCAAGTATAGCCCCACGAAATGGTAATAGACAGCTAGACAAGGAAACTTCAAGGATTTTGGAGAGATTGGAGGTTCCAAGGCCATTGAAAGGAAAGAAGGCCTCTCCCGTTTTAAATGAAAGTTGTGTGAAAAATAAAACTGTGCCTACAAAAAAGCCTCTAATACCATTCCAGCCAACTCAAAATACAGAACAAGTCATTGTCGGCAGCCAGCTATTGAAACCAAATTTCCAGAGGCAGAAAAGGAAGCAAAGATGA